The Mycosarcoma maydis chromosome 6, whole genome shotgun sequence genomic sequence CTTGGCTTTGACTGTAAGTGCGTCGAGTTTGCCCAAGCGTGCTGCACCCAGAATCGATTCCAGCTCAGTGCGTGTCACAAGACCAACGACCTGCTTGTCGTCTGTACTGCCGGTTTCAGACTGACCCTGTGGAGCATTCGCGACCGTCTGCTTGAACCTAGCCTTGGCAGGCGTAATAAGGTTTCCTTCCTGGTCTACGAGGTTGTCCTTTTCACGCCGACTCCAGAGCATAACGCATTCTGGGTCAGGGCATCGTTTTGCTTGACGATGAAAGCCATCATcaaccaagctcgaaaggTAGCCTGCAAGGCACTCGGAGCAGAAAATGTGTCCGCAGCCTGTGAGCCGAGTGCACGCTCGGCCTTTGCGCGTTTCGAGGCAGATGACACAGTCGAACGAAGAGACGTCGAAGTTGATGCGGCTGCAGAGACGCGAATACGCGACAAGCTGATCTGCGAGTAGTGGCTCTGCTTCCGGCGCTGAAAGGCGCTCCTCGAAGCGTAGACCCGCATGCCCTGATTCGGACACTGTATTTGCAGGTTGCAAGAAGGCAGGAGCATCGTCTGCAGGTGGCGCCTCTTCCAAAAGAGATATCCAGAGACTTTCGGAGAGAAAAGTGGCCCAGATGTACAGCACTTCCATGCCGCTCATTTGCTGATActgctcgtccagcttTTGAAGGATCCATGAGTGAGATCGGCATTGTTGGCCCAGGGTACACGGCAACCATGATGCGGTGAGGCTTTCAACAATGGGAGAATGTTCCACTGGGTATGTCAGAGGTAGCCGTACTCGTAGCGATATGGGAGAGAGATGAACAAGTGCAGGAAGCTTCTTGGTCGATAATAGCCGCGAGGTGGACACATAACTGTTCTCCGAGGCCTCGTTACAGCTCTTGGTTGAACTCAAAAAAGGCCGTACCAGAGCATCGACGGCGACTTCTGTGGTCCTTAGCTTCTGTGAATTTGCAGTTTGCTGCGAGTGGCGATGATCTGCAAGCTCGGATGTGCTAGCACGGCCAGGCAGAAATGCAGTGGCAGTCGCATTCAGATGACCAAGCTTGTGCTCCTGCATTCGATTGCAGCTACGCCCGTTGCTTTGTCGAGATGATAAATATAAATGTTGCAGATTTCTGCTCGGCAAGGCTTTTTCGATGTCCAAAGACTGGTAGGGTTTCCTTGAGCTAGAAGCTTGCGCTGGCGTCTCTTTGAGGTCGTGTGCATAGGTTTCTACTACTATCGAAGTGGGCCTTGGTAACGTGACTGGGAGGTGAAATTCCAGCACTGGCTCTGGTTTGCTTTGTATCAGCTTGACTCTTATCTCTACAGGTGTTTGAGATATGGCCTCGTATTTTGTATCTTCTGAAGCTGCAAAGATGGATTCGAGCGCAAcgatctcgtcctcctGCCTCTGGCGGCACTCTTTGAGCAAAGCTTCCGATTCCATGTTAAGAAAGTGACGGGGTGCTATAGGCCAAATTAGCGCAAGAGCGCCACGGaatgtgctgctgcattgAATGCCAGCGGAAGTCTTGCGTGTACACAAGTGTGGATGAGGGTAGTTGACGGTAGTGCTGGTGGTCAGAATAGGGTCAGTTGCCACTCGAGAAAGAAGCTGCATGGCTGAGCTTACACTTGAAAAGTCCCTCACACTCAGACTTTACTACTTTTTTGATTGCCGAGCGGCGTCCAGCCACGAGTGTGCCAGAGTGGAGGTGATTTCTCGTTTTTCACCGCCAAGGCATCACACCTATTTTTCGAAGGGGTTCAATCACTGTGAATAAATCTTTTGAAGCAAAGTCGAGACAAGAAATCACTTCGCTACCATCGTGCATCTTACCCTTTGCATCTCAACATCGACTGCTCGTCATGGTGCGCTTCAAAACACGCTGGCTGCTTCTTGCCATCGATGACAAGCCCCTTTCCGCAGCGTCGCCATTTCCCCCTACCAGCGACAACGATTCGACATACGCATCTACCTCAGTGTCAGCTCTTTCCGCTGCGCAAAAACAAGCTACGCTGGCGCATGGTGCGGCAAATGTTCTTACTCCGCAACTCATCACCCGACTACTACGAGCGTCGCTTGTGTGCAACTTTGGCGATGTGGCAGCTGGCGCATTCGGCGGTGTGCTGACGTGCAAGTACTATAGCACACATACGGGCACGGCCATCGTGCGATGTTCGCGTGATGCTGCCAGACTCGTGTGGGCTAGTGCAACAATGATTGCGCGCCCGGTAGAGATGAAAAGTGATGAGAGCGAGTCTTTTCCAAGTGGTGAGAAGCCATCGCTAAGGATTCGGGTGGTGCACTGCGGCGGTACGATCAAAAAGGTGCAAAACAAGGCAATCGAATTGGATAGGAAGCTCATCATGCGTCTCAGGGCAAAGCAAAAGAGACTTGCCGGCACCACAAGACAAGGGCAATCGCCAGAAAAGGTGGTCGCTGACGCATTGACTGCGAATCAATGTCTGATTGCACTATCGGCTCTGCCTACCGgcgaagatgacgaggatcTGGGCGAAGCACTCGATCCCAACGTTTCCCGATCtgaggctgctgccgcgTCAGACTCGATCGTACCGCAAGTGGAACATACCATCAAGCACAAACCAAAAGCAAAAGAAGACAGCATGGATTTCGAGACGCAAGCTCTGCTGCAAGAGTCACGGAAACTAATCAGCTCCATCACCATGTAATTGGCTTGGACCGAGTCCGAGTTTACGCCTGTACCGCACATCATCCGCTCTGTACCATGCAATATACCCAGCGCCACCACCATGCCCGTTCCTTGTTCTCATGCTGACTGTAGGCTCGGCCCAATCATCTGGCCCTTGACGAGCCAAAGGTACGAGTATCAACAAATGAAGAGAGAAacaaaaagaaaaaaaatGAGATACATCTCCGAATCCGGGAATTGAACCCGGGTCTGCGCCGATTTCTGCGCGGAGAAGCGTCAATTGAATGACAAGGCGCCGTCATAGCCACTAAACTAATTCGGACGCGTTATAGACTGTAGAACGTATATTGCATATATAAATAGATACCATTTCTTGTTTTCGTTTTTTGATTCTTCCCGGCTAGTTTTAGGATTGCCAGCTACGCCGTACACACACCAGAGGCGACTTTCTCAGCAAGGACAAGTCTGTCGAAGGTTGACGTCGCAGAAGAACTTGCTGAATGAAGAAAAGCAGCGTCTAGAACGAACGACAGTTGGTGCGACTGGTAAGCTTTGCAATCAACACAGACTAGTTGTCAGACGATagctgcaatcgtgaatgcacgTCGGGGCACGCCACACCATCAGAGCCGTTACCCGATGTAGACCAACCGTCGGCCTAGGCGGTATGTGACGGCGCGGCTTTCGTCAGGAGTATGTGGTCCGAGCGGACGGACCGAAGGTAGAGATGTCAGCAGTGGTGACGATTTTCAAcggtgacgacgacgatggaCGAACCGATGCACAGACGAAAGGCGAGCGGCGTTTCCAGCGACAGGGCGGACCAGCTGACGGCCACAACCCTGCGTGGACAATCACGGAAATCACAAACTGCAaatcgcaaatcgtgaatcacgaatcacgaaaatgTTTTAAGTTTGCCGGTTCAGCGCATCCGGTCAAGTCGTGAATTTGTGACTTGTACAAATGACTAAACTTGGGCCTCTTTGTGATACACACGGAGGTTGCTGCACCGACACGAAACGTGAGCTGGAGCTGACCTTAGtcaacagtcgtgagtttcgCGTATCTAGCCTCCACATACACAGTCGTGAAGCGTGGGTAGGGTAACTGACTTTAGTACCGaactaatcgtgaatcacaatcgtgaattaaTGAATAAGGTATTATCTAGCTTTTAAGCTGTATCCACCGCGTAATTTCTGCGTTCCTGTTCGTGTTCATGGTTCTGTATATTTCACGATTATCTCACGTTAACACCCTTTTGGATTCTAGCTGGAGCTTTGCAcccgattcgtgagtgtgagtgtcgCTGTCAACTCACCGACTTGACTGAAGAAAAAGGCTTTCCTTCTCTCCGCggatactcgtgacttacagtcgtgagcgCAGTAATGTACAGGAATGTACAGTAAGTTAACTTCACTGTATGCAGCACATGACGCAGCGCGCAGCaaatcgtgactgtggaCGCCGCACGCACGGTTCAtagctcaagctcagcttggCTACATATCGTACGCCGACATAACTTAAGGGCTTATCACCATCCAgaatcattcacgattcttggcTTTTCCTCGTTGGTCCATCCACCTGTTCCTTTGCACTTGTCACTATATCCATTCACTCACCTTCCATAGATGACGAGAGTCTCTTCCTCTCTACCTTTCAACCATTGCTTTGATCGAGCCGTGCCAGCCCTTTCCACCCTCTTGTCTACTTGATCGCATCTTTGAACCCCCGTCCTCTCCTTCAGCCGTCAAGGCTCTCCTTCAGGCTTCAGGTATGGTGCACTTTCGCCCTCTGTTTGGCTCGCGCGCAAGCGTACACGACGTCCATGACAGCTTCGGCACCACGCTCG encodes the following:
- a CDS encoding uncharacterized protein (related to ring finger protein 14), with the protein product MESEALLKECRQRQEDEIVALESIFAASEDTKYEAISQTPVEIRVKLIQSKPEPVLEFHLPVTLPRPTSIVVETYAHDLKETPAQASSSRKPYQSLDIEKALPSRNLQHLYLSSRQSNGRSCNRMQEHKLGHLNATATAFLPGRASTSELADHRHSQQTANSQKLRTTEVAVDALVRPFLSSTKSCNEASENSYVSTSRLLSTKKLPALVHLSPISLRVRLPLTYPVEHSPIVESLTASWLPCTLGQQCRSHSWILQKLDEQYQQMSGMEVLYIWATFLSESLWISLLEEAPPADDAPAFLQPANTVSESGHAGLRFEERLSAPEAEPLLADQLVAYSRLCSRINFDVSSFDCVICLETRKGRACTRLTGCGHIFCSECLAGYLSSLVDDGFHRQAKRCPDPECVMLWSRREKDNLVDQEGNLITPAKARFKQTVANAPQGQSETGSTDDKQVVGLVTRTELESILGAARLGKLDALTVKAKMEADPSVCYCPRSGCQAAVVRLSSDENSGHWERFRECLCCGFAFCAWCSRSWHGPTACPVSFQSELIRRYLSLSASSPDRALMEQKFGRKTLETMVRKYEEEQQTQQWLSHFTTPCPTCAIAIEKSYGCNHMTCKSCQTHYCYLCGKPISSQNPYQHFNTPGYECYHRLFDGLLGDQAPQDHQQLQQDDADARRDRDGGADARPRFALLLDQNGIPLHLEPEDHHMDLLAWQQLG
- a CDS encoding uncharacterized protein (related to POP5 - subunit of both RNase MRP and nuclear RNase P), whose translation is MVRFKTRWLLLAIDDKPLSAASPFPPTSDNDSTYASTSVSALSAAQKQATLAHGAANVLTPQLITRLLRASLVCNFGDVAAGAFGGVLTCKYYSTHTGTAIVRCSRDAARLVWASATMIARPVEMKSDESESFPSGEKPSLRIRVVHCGGTIKKVQNKAIELDRKLIMRLRAKQKRLAGTTRQGQSPEKVVADALTANQCLIALSALPTGEDDEDLGEALDPNVSRSEAAAASDSIVPQVEHTIKHKPKAKEDSMDFETQALLQESRKLISSITM